In Armatimonadota bacterium, one genomic interval encodes:
- a CDS encoding V-type ATPase subunit subunit G family protein: MAERGRGERDGEDVLRLIAQKERELEAMVARAREEATRLVEEARREAEAVLQRAREEAAALVREYEARAEEEARRISEEMVGRARSEAETLRRHAMERMDAAVRLVVERVLGGSGT, encoded by the coding sequence ATGGCTGAGCGAGGGCGAGGAGAGCGGGACGGAGAGGATGTCCTGCGCCTGATCGCGCAGAAGGAGCGCGAGCTGGAGGCGATGGTGGCCCGCGCCAGGGAGGAGGCCACCCGGCTGGTTGAGGAGGCGCGGCGGGAGGCCGAGGCGGTGCTGCAGCGGGCGCGGGAGGAGGCCGCCGCCCTGGTCCGCGAGTACGAGGCGCGGGCCGAGGAGGAGGCCCGCCGGATCAGCGAGGAGATGGTCGGTCGCGCCCGTAGCGAGGCGGAGACGCTGCGCCGCCATGCCATGGAGCGGATGGACGCCGCCGTCCGCCTGGTGGTGGAGCGTGTGCTGGGGGGATCGGGCACGTGA